A genomic window from Methylorubrum extorquens includes:
- the trmB gene encoding tRNA (guanine(46)-N(7))-methyltransferase TrmB, producing the protein MMGRDADIPPETGGTAETERAFYGRRKGKRLRPGQEQRLEGALPHLRVALPERGEFLDPPSLFPGPIDEVWLEIGFGGGEHLAAQAESHRQVGIIGCEPFVNGVVKLLRAVDDRGLRNVRVWDEDATALLAALPDASLARVYLLYPDPWPKRRQRKRRFVSDASLAEIARVLRPGGHFRFASDIDDYAGWTLVRAARCPQLRWTAETADDWRKPFEGWPGTRYEAKALAASRWPSYLTFERVGTD; encoded by the coding sequence ATGATGGGGAGGGATGCGGACATCCCTCCCGAGACGGGCGGGACGGCGGAGACCGAGCGGGCCTTCTACGGGCGCCGCAAGGGCAAGCGCCTTCGCCCGGGGCAGGAGCAGCGCCTCGAAGGGGCACTGCCGCACTTACGCGTCGCGCTGCCCGAGCGCGGCGAATTTTTGGACCCGCCAAGCCTGTTTCCGGGGCCGATCGACGAGGTCTGGCTCGAGATCGGCTTCGGCGGCGGCGAGCACCTCGCAGCCCAGGCCGAGTCCCACCGCCAAGTCGGCATCATCGGCTGCGAGCCCTTCGTCAACGGCGTGGTCAAGCTGCTGCGCGCAGTGGACGACCGCGGCTTGCGCAACGTCCGCGTATGGGACGAGGACGCGACAGCCCTGCTCGCCGCCCTGCCGGATGCGAGCCTCGCCCGCGTCTACCTGCTCTATCCCGACCCCTGGCCGAAGCGCCGCCAGCGCAAGCGCCGATTCGTGTCGGACGCCTCGCTCGCCGAGATCGCGCGCGTTCTGCGCCCCGGCGGCCATTTCCGCTTTGCCAGCGACATCGACGATTACGCGGGCTGGACCCTGGTCCGCGCCGCCCGCTGCCCGCAATTGCGCTGGACGGCCGAGACCGCCGACGACTGGCGCAAGCCGTTCGAGGGTTGGCCGGGCACCCGCTACGAGGCCAAGGCCCTCGCGGCCAGCCGGTGGCCGAGCTACCTCACGTTCGAGCGGGTCGGCACGGACTGA
- the metK gene encoding methionine adenosyltransferase — MPRSDYLFTSESVSEGHPDKVSDRISDTVVDAYLAAMPEARLGVETLTTTNRVVIAGEVRGPDSVTFKDLEELTREAVRDIGYEQSGFHWKNNDVAIYLHAQSADIAQGVDAAGNKDEGAGDQGIMFGYAADETPALMPAPIFYAHKILKDLADARKAKQGDAAKLGPDAKSQVTVRYADGRPVEVTQIVLSTQHLDESLDSADVRAIVEPYILKALPQGWVNESTVWHVNPTGKFVIGGPDGDAGLTGRKIIVDTYGGAAPHGGGAFSGKDPTKVDRSAAYAARYLAKNVVAAGLARRATIQLSYAIGVAKPLSIYVDLHGTGTVDEARLEGVLMDALDLSPRGIRTALQLNKPIYARTSAYGHFGREPDADGGFSWEKTDLADKLKSAF, encoded by the coding sequence ATGCCTCGTTCCGACTACCTCTTCACCAGCGAATCCGTCTCCGAAGGCCACCCCGACAAGGTGAGCGACCGGATCTCGGACACCGTGGTCGATGCCTATCTCGCGGCGATGCCGGAGGCGCGCCTCGGCGTCGAGACGCTGACGACGACCAACCGCGTCGTGATCGCGGGTGAGGTGCGCGGCCCCGATTCCGTGACCTTCAAGGATCTGGAAGAACTGACCCGCGAGGCCGTGCGCGACATCGGCTACGAGCAGTCGGGCTTCCACTGGAAGAACAACGACGTCGCCATCTACCTGCATGCGCAGTCCGCCGACATCGCGCAGGGCGTGGACGCCGCCGGCAACAAGGACGAGGGCGCGGGCGACCAGGGCATCATGTTCGGCTACGCCGCCGACGAGACCCCGGCCCTGATGCCGGCCCCGATCTTCTACGCCCACAAGATCCTCAAGGACCTCGCCGACGCGCGCAAGGCCAAGCAGGGCGACGCGGCCAAGCTCGGCCCCGATGCCAAGAGCCAGGTCACCGTGCGCTACGCCGACGGCCGCCCGGTCGAGGTGACGCAGATCGTTCTCTCGACGCAGCATCTCGACGAGTCGCTCGACTCCGCCGACGTGCGCGCCATCGTCGAGCCCTACATCCTCAAGGCCCTGCCGCAGGGCTGGGTCAACGAGAGCACCGTCTGGCACGTCAACCCGACCGGCAAGTTCGTGATCGGCGGCCCCGACGGCGACGCCGGCCTCACCGGCCGCAAGATCATCGTCGACACCTACGGCGGCGCGGCGCCCCACGGCGGCGGCGCCTTCTCCGGCAAGGACCCGACCAAGGTCGATCGCTCGGCCGCCTATGCCGCCCGCTATCTGGCCAAGAACGTCGTCGCCGCCGGCCTCGCCCGCCGCGCCACGATCCAGCTCTCCTACGCCATCGGCGTGGCCAAGCCCCTGTCGATCTACGTCGATCTGCACGGCACCGGCACCGTGGACGAGGCCCGGCTCGAAGGCGTGCTGATGGACGCGCTCGATCTCTCGCCCCGCGGCATCCGCACGGCACTCCAGCTCAACAAGCCGATCTACGCCCGCACCTCGGCCTACGGCCATTTCGGCCGCGAGCCCGATGCCGACGGCGGCTTCTCCTGGGAGAAGACGGATCTGGCCGACAAGCTGAAGTCGGCGTTCTAA
- a CDS encoding helix-turn-helix domain-containing protein: MAGQKTDERDVLLGRRIAEQRKRSKLTQRAVADSFGMSAAQLQKYEKGVNRISAVHLAILGRLTNTPVSDFLDGIPHPDPETERGFSDNGQQAYAVEPWSDLARAFARQFTETFTEQQRRELSAAVEILSQELKG; this comes from the coding sequence ATGGCAGGCCAGAAGACCGATGAGCGCGACGTCCTTCTCGGACGTCGCATTGCCGAGCAGCGAAAACGCTCGAAACTGACGCAGCGCGCTGTCGCCGATAGCTTCGGGATGTCTGCCGCGCAGCTCCAGAAGTACGAGAAAGGCGTCAACCGGATCAGCGCGGTTCATCTTGCGATCCTCGGCCGCCTCACCAATACCCCGGTCTCGGACTTTCTCGATGGCATTCCCCATCCGGACCCGGAAACGGAACGCGGCTTCTCGGACAATGGCCAGCAAGCCTACGCTGTTGAGCCGTGGTCCGATCTTGCCCGTGCGTTCGCCCGGCAGTTCACCGAAACCTTCACCGAGCAGCAGCGCCGCGAACTCTCCGCCGCCGTCGAGATCCTGAGCCAGGAACTCAAGGGCTGA
- a CDS encoding thermonuclease family protein: MLPGDGHEIGPHGGPHGGSRTSRGGAPALVCLLAATCGAPGNASSAPRMEEACRPAASVEDRLADIGARGELHFASGRRAVLSGLRWPDEPAFDAAARGWLNAFRGASLVLTERGAEDRWGRRHADAITGGIAGGAEPVDLAGGLVAAGLAYADAGEADTLCRPALRAVEAAPRAAGLGLWAGGPLAATDVAALSARAGRFTVVEGRILHVGERSARTYLDFARRGGQGLTVTVQKRSWRILGEQGLSAATLRGRLVRIRGMVEIGRGPFIDLAGVEGIEVVEGEQALRR; the protein is encoded by the coding sequence ATGTTGCCCGGTGATGGTCACGAGATCGGCCCGCATGGGGGGCCTCATGGTGGGAGCCGGACGAGCCGAGGCGGCGCCCCGGCTCTCGTCTGCCTGCTCGCCGCCACCTGCGGCGCGCCCGGCAACGCGTCGAGCGCTCCGCGGATGGAAGAGGCATGCCGGCCGGCCGCCTCGGTTGAGGACCGCCTTGCCGACATCGGAGCCAGGGGCGAGCTGCATTTCGCATCCGGCCGCCGGGCCGTGCTCTCCGGGCTGCGCTGGCCCGACGAGCCGGCGTTCGACGCGGCTGCGCGGGGTTGGCTGAACGCCTTTCGCGGCGCGTCCCTGGTTTTGACCGAGCGCGGCGCCGAGGACCGCTGGGGCCGCCGTCACGCTGACGCGATCACGGGCGGGATCGCGGGCGGGGCGGAGCCGGTCGATCTCGCCGGAGGATTGGTCGCGGCCGGGCTTGCCTACGCCGATGCTGGCGAGGCCGACACGCTCTGCCGCCCGGCGCTCCGCGCCGTTGAGGCGGCGCCGCGGGCGGCCGGGCTCGGCCTGTGGGCTGGGGGCCCGCTCGCGGCGACGGATGTGGCGGCGCTGAGCGCGCGCGCCGGGCGCTTCACGGTGGTGGAGGGGCGCATTCTCCATGTCGGCGAGCGGTCGGCCCGAACCTATCTCGACTTCGCGCGCCGGGGCGGGCAAGGCTTGACCGTAACCGTGCAGAAACGCTCTTGGCGGATTCTGGGTGAACAGGGTTTGTCTGCGGCCACGCTGAGGGGCCGGCTCGTGAGAATCCGCGGCATGGTCGAGATCGGTCGGGGGCCGTTCATCGATCTCGCTGGCGTCGAAGGCATCGAGGTTGTCGAGGGGGAGCAGGCGCTGCGGCGCTAG
- a CDS encoding M48 family metalloprotease: MTGDRQHISRRRRMRGGSPRELARLAALAMLAGSLAACAADQTGSVLTPAVIKVPEQAPKTTGRARSDEADHAKLVASFGGEYRAPAAHRLITEITDRLVRVSDRPEESYAVTLLDSPVVNAFALPSGRLYVTRGLLALAGDSSEVAAVLAHEIAHVTLRHATARSEMALRSQLVSRVVADVLNDPVTGAQLESQSKFTLARFSREQELEADTNGVRVLAQAGYDPFGAGRFLDALQRTMALKAGNGSAAEPDMLATHPATAERIALVTRAARRIGAPGLGADDRARYLAAIDGLAYGDNPGEGLVRGRRFLHPGLNIAFEVPDAFAIENTRNAVLGTTPEGSRRLLFDQVEASGDRSLEDVLRATWNDAIEAGSVENRIVGGRSAATALSRGKDWTFRLAAIRMGETTYRMIMAAKGATDPEPAFRRWLESLRPIEPEETAALKPAHLRIVTAAPGDTVEGLARRMSVPDRAVDRFLVLNSLQRGAVVKPGLSYKLVVE; the protein is encoded by the coding sequence ATGACGGGGGATCGGCAACACATATCGAGGCGGCGGCGCATGCGCGGGGGTAGCCCTCGGGAACTTGCACGGCTGGCCGCACTGGCCATGCTTGCGGGCTCGCTCGCGGCCTGCGCCGCCGACCAGACCGGAAGCGTGCTGACGCCGGCGGTCATCAAGGTGCCCGAGCAGGCACCGAAGACCACGGGGCGCGCCCGGTCGGACGAGGCGGACCACGCCAAGCTCGTGGCCTCGTTCGGCGGCGAGTACCGCGCGCCGGCCGCTCACCGGCTCATCACCGAGATCACCGACCGGCTCGTGCGGGTCAGCGACCGGCCGGAGGAAAGCTACGCGGTCACGCTGCTCGATTCGCCCGTCGTCAATGCCTTCGCCCTGCCGAGCGGCCGGCTTTACGTCACCCGTGGCCTGCTGGCGCTCGCCGGCGACAGCTCGGAGGTCGCGGCGGTGCTCGCGCATGAGATCGCCCACGTGACCCTGCGCCATGCCACCGCCCGCAGCGAGATGGCCCTGCGCTCGCAACTCGTCAGCCGCGTGGTCGCCGACGTGCTGAACGACCCCGTTACGGGGGCGCAGCTCGAGAGCCAGTCGAAGTTCACCCTCGCCCGCTTCTCCCGCGAGCAGGAGCTGGAGGCCGACACCAATGGCGTGCGCGTGCTCGCCCAGGCCGGCTACGATCCCTTCGGTGCCGGCCGCTTCCTCGACGCGCTCCAGCGCACCATGGCGCTCAAGGCCGGCAACGGCAGTGCGGCCGAGCCCGACATGCTCGCGACCCATCCGGCGACCGCCGAGCGCATCGCGCTCGTCACCCGCGCGGCCCGGCGCATCGGCGCCCCCGGCCTCGGCGCCGACGACCGCGCCCGCTACCTCGCGGCGATCGACGGACTCGCCTACGGCGACAATCCCGGCGAAGGGCTGGTGCGCGGGCGCCGCTTCCTGCATCCGGGCCTCAACATCGCCTTCGAGGTGCCGGACGCCTTCGCCATCGAGAACACCCGCAACGCCGTGCTCGGCACCACGCCGGAGGGCAGCCGCCGCCTGCTGTTCGATCAGGTCGAGGCGAGCGGCGACCGCAGCCTGGAGGATGTGCTGCGCGCGACCTGGAACGACGCCATCGAGGCGGGTTCGGTCGAGAATCGCATCGTCGGCGGGCGCTCGGCCGCCACCGCCCTGTCGCGGGGCAAGGATTGGACGTTTCGGCTGGCCGCGATCCGCATGGGCGAGACCACCTACCGCATGATCATGGCGGCCAAGGGCGCGACCGACCCCGAGCCGGCCTTCCGCCGCTGGCTGGAGAGCCTGCGCCCGATCGAGCCGGAGGAGACCGCCGCCCTCAAGCCGGCGCATCTGCGGATCGTCACCGCCGCTCCGGGCGACACCGTGGAGGGGCTGGCCCGCCGCATGAGCGTGCCCGACCGCGCCGTCGATCGCTTCCTCGTGCTCAACAGCCTGCAGCGCGGTGCGGTGGTGAAGCCCGGTCTGAGCTACAAGCTCGTCGTCGAGTGA
- a CDS encoding glycosyltransferase family 2 protein, whose product MQRSDPSADTAVAVVFFRPSPEQVARIVERFAGRLPVLIYDNGGIPPEALAQLRCAEGLTRLGEGRNRGIAAALNALAEAATAAGFRRLFLLDQDADATVETARALGHALDRAVGADPPPALVGPAPAPKPGHKAPVYPPRSGVAPRKDLRPVEFLATSGSLVDLAAFARVGPFREDFFIDAVDLEWCFRAWARGRSCWMDPGTAIPHSVGRGTIRMRFLPVAMPDQPLFRMAVYVRNSAYSWRLPHVPARWKLKQAAYLPLQIGLYWGRHRFSPRVLARLLAALAQGLTGQLGRPADAPP is encoded by the coding sequence GTGCAGCGCTCCGATCCCTCCGCCGACACCGCCGTCGCGGTCGTCTTCTTCCGTCCCTCCCCCGAGCAGGTGGCGCGGATCGTCGAGCGCTTTGCCGGGCGCTTGCCCGTCCTCATCTACGACAATGGCGGCATCCCGCCCGAGGCACTTGCGCAGTTGCGGTGCGCGGAGGGGCTCACGCGGCTCGGCGAGGGCCGCAACCGCGGCATCGCCGCCGCCCTCAACGCGCTGGCCGAGGCGGCGACGGCTGCCGGGTTCCGCCGCCTGTTCCTGCTCGATCAGGATGCCGACGCCACCGTGGAGACGGCGCGGGCGCTGGGCCACGCCCTCGACCGGGCCGTGGGCGCGGACCCGCCCCCTGCCCTCGTCGGCCCCGCGCCCGCGCCGAAGCCCGGCCACAAGGCACCGGTCTATCCGCCGCGCTCCGGCGTGGCGCCCCGCAAAGACCTTCGGCCGGTCGAGTTCCTGGCGACCTCCGGCTCGCTCGTGGATCTGGCAGCCTTCGCGCGTGTCGGCCCGTTCCGCGAGGATTTCTTCATCGATGCGGTCGATCTCGAATGGTGCTTTCGTGCTTGGGCGCGCGGGCGAAGCTGCTGGATGGACCCCGGCACCGCCATCCCGCACAGCGTCGGGCGCGGCACGATCCGGATGCGATTCCTGCCGGTGGCGATGCCCGACCAGCCGCTGTTCCGCATGGCCGTCTACGTGCGCAACTCCGCCTATAGCTGGCGCCTTCCGCACGTGCCGGCTCGGTGGAAGCTGAAGCAGGCCGCCTACCTGCCGCTCCAGATCGGTCTCTACTGGGGCCGCCACCGGTTCTCGCCCCGCGTGCTCGCGCGCCTTCTCGCGGCGCTGGCCCAGGGTCTGACCGGGCAGCTCGGCCGGCCGGCGGACGCCCCGCCGTGA
- a CDS encoding glycosyltransferase family 2 protein, giving the protein MTATLDVVIVNWNAGDQLRDCLTSLAASAGAEQLRVVVVDNASSDGSVEGLDSPGLALTVLRNADNRGFARACNQGAALGSAASILFLNPDTEVSRDGIRVARARLDADPGTGIVGARLVDEAGQTHRTCARHPTGARLIAHTLFLDRLLPRLVRPHFLLDWDHAETRPVDAVMGAFLMIRRPLFAALGGFDERFFVYWEDADLCARAAAAGSAVCHVAGAEIRHRGQGTTEAVKDRRLFYFLRAQTLYAHKHHGRAVSLAVLAAALAVNLPVRLGRALVRGSWGDAGAVIRAGLMLTRALPHLLTGRFR; this is encoded by the coding sequence GTGACCGCGACGCTCGACGTCGTCATCGTCAACTGGAATGCCGGGGATCAGCTCCGGGACTGTCTGACGAGCCTCGCCGCGAGCGCGGGGGCGGAGCAGCTGCGCGTCGTCGTCGTCGACAACGCTTCCTCCGACGGTTCGGTAGAGGGGCTGGATTCGCCGGGCCTCGCGCTCACGGTGCTGCGCAACGCCGACAATCGTGGCTTCGCCCGTGCCTGCAACCAGGGCGCGGCGCTGGGATCGGCCGCTTCCATCCTGTTTCTCAACCCCGATACGGAGGTGAGCCGGGATGGGATCCGTGTCGCCCGCGCGCGGCTCGATGCCGATCCCGGCACCGGCATCGTCGGCGCGCGGCTGGTCGATGAGGCGGGGCAGACGCACCGCACCTGTGCCCGCCACCCGACGGGGGCCCGCCTGATCGCCCACACCCTGTTCCTCGACCGGCTGCTGCCGCGCCTCGTGCGCCCGCACTTCCTGCTCGACTGGGATCACGCCGAGACCCGGCCGGTCGATGCGGTGATGGGCGCCTTCCTGATGATCCGGCGCCCGCTCTTCGCTGCGCTCGGCGGGTTCGACGAGCGCTTCTTCGTCTACTGGGAGGATGCCGACCTCTGTGCCCGCGCCGCCGCTGCCGGCTCTGCGGTGTGTCACGTCGCAGGGGCCGAAATCCGCCACCGTGGCCAGGGCACCACCGAGGCGGTGAAGGACCGTCGCCTGTTCTACTTCCTACGGGCGCAGACGCTCTACGCGCACAAGCATCACGGCCGGGCGGTGTCGCTGGCCGTGCTGGCGGCGGCGCTGGCCGTGAACCTGCCCGTCCGCCTCGGCCGGGCGTTGGTGCGCGGCTCGTGGGGAGATGCGGGTGCGGTGATCCGCGCTGGGCTGATGCTGACACGGGCCCTGCCGCACCTGTTGACCGGCCGCTTTCGATGA
- a CDS encoding sensor histidine kinase — protein MYDSADKGFPPADLSPALYRAAFDRAPVGLAVFSPDGRTLHTANPCLYRWLGYPSGALDGRPIDEVIGRDAFDGEATGLKAGIRRWLRADGGSLDLRLTLSGADGAETVAVVNLVDADDLVRAEQNRDALTAAGLGEWRWDLVTGQMVFSRRAAQILGYAPGRSVTWEGMRGQVDPEDAERIQVAVAAAIAERRAYAFQTRFRRATDGAEIWIGARGEALLAADGAPIGIVGVVQDVTTRVEAREALAEREERLRVATTVADLGIFEWHVLDDRATWENERMFAIFGRRPDEGSIGKSAFLKEILHPEDRPVFRQAILRALREDTILHATGRIRRHDDGLWRTIDMAGRFERTRPGGLPRRLIGVVADVTDRHLSEERRSLLIRELHHRVKNTLATVQAIVGSTARTATSIDSFHEAFVGRIKSLAHTHSVLTEATWQTASLRDLLASELMPYAESETETSPDLRIVLDGPAVDLPSEIAVPIGMAIHELTTNAAKYGALSTGRGRVAITWRIEAGMLHLDWRESGGPLVAPPTRQGFGSRLLQRVLTAQVQAQITTDYAPEGFHLTLAAPLPARNPALNPLA, from the coding sequence GTGTACGACAGCGCGGACAAGGGCTTTCCACCGGCGGATCTGTCGCCCGCCTTGTACCGCGCGGCCTTCGACCGCGCGCCGGTGGGGCTCGCCGTCTTCTCGCCCGATGGGCGCACGCTCCACACTGCCAATCCCTGCCTCTATCGGTGGCTCGGCTATCCCTCGGGCGCCCTCGACGGCCGCCCGATCGACGAAGTGATCGGCCGCGACGCGTTCGACGGTGAGGCAACCGGTCTGAAAGCCGGCATCCGCCGCTGGCTGCGGGCGGACGGCGGCAGCCTCGACCTGCGCCTGACCCTCTCCGGGGCGGACGGCGCCGAGACGGTCGCGGTGGTGAACCTCGTCGATGCCGACGATCTGGTGCGAGCCGAGCAGAACCGCGACGCCCTGACCGCGGCGGGCCTCGGGGAGTGGCGCTGGGACCTCGTCACCGGGCAGATGGTGTTTTCCCGCCGCGCGGCGCAGATCCTCGGCTACGCGCCGGGGCGCTCCGTCACCTGGGAGGGGATGCGCGGCCAGGTCGATCCGGAGGATGCCGAACGGATTCAGGTCGCGGTCGCCGCGGCCATCGCCGAACGGCGCGCCTACGCGTTCCAGACCCGCTTTCGGCGCGCCACCGATGGCGCCGAGATCTGGATCGGCGCCCGCGGCGAGGCGCTGCTGGCCGCCGACGGCGCGCCCATCGGTATCGTCGGCGTCGTGCAGGACGTCACCACCCGGGTCGAGGCCCGGGAGGCTCTGGCCGAGCGCGAGGAGCGCCTGCGGGTCGCCACCACGGTGGCCGATCTCGGCATCTTCGAGTGGCACGTCCTCGATGACCGGGCGACCTGGGAGAACGAGCGGATGTTCGCGATCTTCGGCCGCCGGCCGGACGAGGGCAGCATCGGCAAGTCCGCCTTCCTCAAGGAAATCCTCCACCCCGAGGATCGCCCCGTCTTCCGGCAGGCGATCCTGCGGGCGCTGCGGGAGGACACGATCCTGCACGCCACCGGCCGCATCCGCCGCCACGACGACGGCCTCTGGCGCACCATCGACATGGCCGGACGGTTCGAGCGAACCCGGCCGGGCGGGCTACCGCGGCGCCTGATCGGCGTCGTCGCCGACGTGACCGACCGCCACCTCTCCGAGGAGCGCCGCAGCCTCCTGATCCGCGAGTTGCACCACCGGGTGAAGAACACGCTCGCCACGGTCCAGGCCATCGTCGGGTCGACGGCGCGCACCGCCACCAGCATCGACAGCTTCCACGAGGCCTTCGTCGGCCGCATCAAGTCGCTCGCCCACACCCACAGCGTGCTCACCGAGGCGACGTGGCAGACGGCGAGCCTGCGCGACCTGCTCGCCTCCGAACTGATGCCCTATGCCGAGAGCGAGACCGAGACCTCGCCGGACCTGCGCATCGTCCTCGATGGCCCGGCCGTGGACCTGCCCTCCGAGATCGCCGTGCCGATCGGCATGGCGATCCACGAATTGACCACCAACGCCGCCAAGTACGGCGCGCTCTCGACCGGGCGCGGCCGGGTCGCGATCACATGGAGGATCGAGGCCGGCATGCTGCACCTCGATTGGCGCGAGAGTGGCGGCCCCCTCGTCGCCCCGCCGACCCGCCAGGGCTTCGGTTCACGCCTGCTGCAACGGGTGCTGACCGCGCAGGTTCAGGCGCAGATCACCACCGACTACGCGCCCGAAGGGTTCCATCTCACGCTCGCCGCGCCCCTGCCCGCACGAAACCCGGCGCTCAACCCCCTGGCGTGA
- a CDS encoding superoxide dismutase, with translation MTFTLPVLPYAYDALGPYMSKETLEFHHDKHHKAYVDTGNKLLEGTDLAGKSVEEIVKASYNTNQALFNNAGQHYNHLHFWNWMKPNGGGQPPAALAQKIDEDLGGYEKFKADFIQAGVGQFGSGWAWLAVKDGKLAILKTPNGENPLVHGATPILGVDVWEHSYYIDYRNRRPDYLKAFIENLVNWEYVEKLYGEAKA, from the coding sequence ATGACGTTCACCCTGCCCGTGCTGCCCTACGCCTACGACGCGCTGGGGCCCTACATGTCGAAGGAAACCCTCGAGTTCCACCACGACAAGCACCACAAGGCCTATGTCGATACCGGCAACAAGCTGCTCGAAGGCACCGACCTCGCCGGCAAGAGCGTCGAGGAGATCGTCAAGGCGAGCTACAACACCAATCAGGCGCTCTTCAACAACGCCGGCCAGCACTACAACCACCTCCACTTCTGGAACTGGATGAAGCCCAACGGCGGCGGCCAGCCCCCGGCGGCGCTCGCTCAGAAGATCGACGAGGATCTCGGCGGCTACGAGAAGTTCAAGGCCGACTTCATCCAGGCCGGCGTCGGCCAGTTCGGCTCCGGCTGGGCGTGGCTCGCGGTCAAGGACGGCAAGCTCGCCATCCTGAAGACCCCGAACGGCGAGAACCCGCTGGTCCACGGCGCGACCCCGATCCTCGGCGTCGACGTGTGGGAGCACTCCTACTACATCGACTACCGCAACCGCCGCCCCGACTACCTCAAGGCGTTCATCGAGAACCTCGTGAACTGGGAGTACGTCGAGAAGCTGTACGGCGAAGCGAAGGCCTGA
- the murJ gene encoding murein biosynthesis integral membrane protein MurJ, whose amino-acid sequence MIRSILSVGGWTLVSRVTGFARDVVTAAVMGAGPMADAFVVAFRLPNHFRAIFGEGAFNTAFVPAYTHLEQAGAEDAAARFADRVFTLMLIVQVALLALALPAMPWIVRALAPGFSADGERFALAVSLTRITFPYLLFMTLVTLFSGILNAHRRFAAAAGAPVLLNLSMLAALALAFLFPNAATAAAWGVSVSGVLQFALVWWDARARAYAPRLTKPTLRDPDMIRFFKILGPAVIGSAGFQIATFADTIIASFLPTGAVSALYYADRLYQLPFGVIAIAAGTVLLPEMSRRIAAGDVAGAHAAQNRAAGFSLALSAPFTIAFLTLPGLIMAALFQRGAFTAEDAARAASVLAAYGLALPAVVMVRSAVASFNARQDTTTPLYASLTAIAVNVALKLVLTGPYGVAGLALATAIAQWINLALLYGLALRRGWTAPGRVLGITVIAVFVASAVLAALAVYGLPFAERIVPPLPHLREIAVLALLGLAGALAYAGTLLAVMGAFGVRLRRR is encoded by the coding sequence ATGATCCGCTCGATCCTCTCCGTCGGCGGCTGGACGCTGGTCTCGCGGGTCACGGGCTTTGCCCGCGACGTGGTCACCGCCGCCGTGATGGGGGCCGGGCCGATGGCAGATGCCTTCGTCGTCGCCTTCCGCCTGCCGAACCACTTTCGCGCGATCTTCGGCGAGGGGGCGTTCAACACCGCCTTCGTGCCGGCCTACACCCATCTGGAACAGGCGGGGGCCGAGGATGCCGCCGCCCGCTTCGCCGACCGTGTCTTCACCCTGATGCTGATCGTGCAGGTGGCGCTGCTCGCTCTCGCGCTTCCGGCGATGCCCTGGATCGTGCGGGCGCTGGCCCCGGGCTTCTCCGCGGACGGGGAGCGGTTCGCGCTGGCGGTCAGCCTCACGCGGATCACCTTCCCCTACCTGCTGTTCATGACGCTGGTGACGCTGTTCTCCGGCATCCTCAACGCGCACCGGCGCTTTGCCGCCGCGGCCGGCGCGCCGGTGCTGCTCAACCTCTCGATGCTGGCGGCGCTGGCGCTGGCCTTCCTGTTCCCCAACGCGGCCACTGCCGCGGCCTGGGGCGTCTCGGTCTCGGGCGTTCTACAATTCGCGCTGGTGTGGTGGGATGCGCGGGCGCGGGCCTACGCGCCGCGGCTGACGAAGCCCACGTTGCGCGATCCCGACATGATCCGGTTCTTCAAGATCCTGGGGCCCGCCGTGATCGGCTCGGCCGGCTTCCAGATCGCGACCTTCGCCGACACCATCATCGCGAGCTTTCTGCCGACCGGTGCGGTTTCCGCGCTGTACTACGCCGACCGGCTCTACCAACTGCCCTTCGGCGTCATCGCCATCGCCGCCGGGACGGTGCTCCTGCCCGAGATGAGCCGGCGCATCGCCGCGGGCGACGTGGCCGGTGCCCACGCGGCGCAGAACCGGGCCGCAGGCTTCTCGCTGGCGCTCTCGGCCCCCTTCACGATCGCCTTCCTGACGCTACCGGGGCTGATCATGGCGGCGCTGTTCCAGCGCGGCGCCTTCACCGCCGAAGACGCCGCCCGCGCGGCCTCGGTGCTCGCGGCCTATGGGCTCGCTCTACCCGCCGTGGTGATGGTGCGCTCGGCCGTGGCGAGCTTCAACGCCCGGCAGGACACGACGACGCCGCTCTACGCCTCGCTCACAGCGATCGCCGTCAACGTCGCGCTCAAGCTCGTGCTGACCGGTCCCTACGGCGTTGCCGGCCTCGCGCTCGCCACCGCCATCGCCCAGTGGATCAACCTCGCCCTGCTCTACGGGCTGGCGCTGCGCCGCGGCTGGACCGCGCCGGGGCGGGTCCTCGGCATCACCGTCATCGCGGTCTTCGTGGCGAGCGCGGTGCTGGCGGCGCTCGCCGTCTACGGCCTGCCCTTCGCCGAGCGGATCGTGCCCCCCCTGCCCCATCTGCGCGAGATCGCGGTGCTGGCGCTCCTCGGCTTGGCCGGGGCGCTCGCCTATGCCGGCACCCTGCTCGCGGTGATGGGCGCGTTCGGCGTGCGATTGCGCCGCAGGTAG